One genomic window of Caldivirga maquilingensis IC-167 includes the following:
- a CDS encoding DEAD/DEAH box helicase — protein MKSRRLMIIELARSDEVLSRLLADNGHQVIYANVENGERVEPSLDVDYVKPSELANALKAMGISRLYEYQYKAYLSITGGRNTIITSGTGTGKTEAFLIPIIARALNHRREVIIYPTKALARDQESRFRALAEPLGLRVTTYDADSPSEVRRGVYDGEYSLVLTNPDMLNTAMIHVPAFRRFMATVDYVTIDEIHVYNGVLGSHMHYLIKRIRHLNPGVKFAAASATIGNPTQYFSNLVGSEVTHIEGIRGVRGELVHVMLRPIRRGKLQEVTNLVKLCIELGRKCIVFADSHWMVEVIKRMINSMGLGGKVAVHRAGLRPDERRRVEDSFKSGELQAVLATPTLELGIDIGDADFAVMATNPPSFIKYLQRAGRVGRRGQRAYVIQVLGDDPMSTYYANHPEEFYNRSPEPMFMEPNNDEVAVRHLLAMIRESAVKLSELDDYLRGLVSGLVNEGLVSIRGDRVFLTEDGLRVINSFNVIRGNGDVVVIRRKGGGLIGYREMPMAIKELHPGAIYMHGGLTYRVLELDVRHRRAIVVPEDSSELITKALYNSNPTVVNVIEESSYKGIPIRYAVLDIEEEVYGYVVKRMSSNETLGEYRLSEPIRYRFRTKGIILNMPPVNFSAVELRDLVEKGKAYHATEHVLISAGEVVANAAPTDMGGISYPTGHIVIYDSYPGGSGVTKLVMERIDKVIDIAYSIVTSCNCRDGCPRCVYSPYCGNNNRMLSRLNAIRVLEAALRGERGIDEPPPFEGSIP, from the coding sequence TTGAAATCTAGGAGGTTAATGATAATTGAGTTGGCTAGGAGTGATGAGGTCTTATCTAGGCTACTGGCTGATAATGGGCACCAGGTCATATACGCTAATGTTGAGAATGGGGAGAGGGTGGAGCCAAGCCTTGATGTTGATTACGTGAAGCCAAGTGAGCTAGCTAATGCACTTAAGGCAATGGGCATAAGTAGGCTTTACGAATACCAGTATAAGGCATACCTCAGCATAACTGGGGGGAGGAACACAATAATAACGTCAGGTACTGGAACAGGTAAGACTGAGGCGTTCCTAATACCCATAATCGCCAGGGCCCTTAACCACAGGAGGGAGGTCATCATCTACCCAACCAAGGCCTTAGCCAGGGATCAGGAATCCAGGTTCAGGGCCTTAGCTGAGCCACTGGGGTTAAGGGTAACCACGTATGATGCTGATTCCCCATCAGAGGTTAGGAGGGGGGTTTACGATGGTGAGTACTCCCTGGTTTTAACTAACCCAGACATGTTGAATACGGCTATGATTCATGTCCCAGCCTTCAGGAGGTTTATGGCAACTGTGGATTACGTCACAATAGATGAGATCCATGTCTATAATGGGGTACTGGGATCACACATGCATTACTTAATTAAAAGGATTAGGCACCTCAACCCGGGGGTTAAGTTCGCTGCAGCATCAGCAACAATAGGTAACCCAACCCAGTACTTCAGTAACCTAGTGGGCTCTGAGGTTACTCACATTGAGGGTATTAGGGGGGTGAGGGGGGAGTTGGTTCACGTAATGCTTAGGCCAATTAGGAGGGGGAAGCTCCAGGAGGTTACTAACCTGGTTAAGCTGTGTATTGAATTAGGTAGGAAGTGCATAGTCTTCGCTGATAGCCACTGGATGGTGGAGGTTATTAAGAGGATGATTAACTCCATGGGCCTTGGCGGTAAGGTGGCTGTACATAGGGCTGGGTTAAGGCCTGATGAGAGGAGGAGGGTTGAGGACTCCTTCAAATCCGGTGAACTACAAGCGGTATTAGCCACACCCACACTGGAACTGGGTATCGACATTGGTGACGCTGACTTCGCAGTAATGGCCACTAACCCACCCAGCTTCATAAAGTACCTTCAAAGAGCTGGGAGGGTTGGCAGGAGGGGTCAGAGGGCTTATGTTATTCAGGTGCTTGGGGATGACCCAATGAGCACCTACTACGCCAACCACCCTGAGGAATTCTACAATAGGTCACCTGAACCAATGTTCATGGAGCCTAACAATGATGAGGTTGCTGTAAGGCACCTACTAGCAATGATTAGGGAATCAGCGGTTAAGTTAAGTGAACTCGACGATTATTTAAGGGGACTCGTAAGTGGATTGGTTAATGAAGGGTTAGTATCCATTAGGGGTGATAGGGTTTTCCTAACAGAGGATGGGTTAAGGGTCATTAATTCATTCAACGTGATTAGGGGGAATGGGGATGTTGTGGTGATTAGGCGTAAGGGAGGTGGGTTAATTGGGTATAGGGAGATGCCCATGGCTATTAAGGAACTTCACCCAGGGGCAATATACATGCACGGTGGCTTAACCTATAGGGTTCTTGAACTAGATGTGAGGCATAGGAGAGCCATAGTGGTTCCTGAGGATTCAAGTGAATTAATCACTAAGGCGCTGTATAACAGTAACCCCACTGTGGTCAATGTTATTGAGGAGTCAAGTTACAAGGGTATTCCAATAAGGTACGCTGTACTTGATATTGAGGAGGAGGTGTATGGATACGTGGTTAAGAGGATGAGCAGTAATGAGACCCTTGGTGAATATAGGTTAAGTGAACCAATAAGGTATAGGTTCAGGACTAAGGGCATAATACTCAACATGCCTCCAGTAAACTTCTCAGCAGTGGAGTTAAGGGACTTAGTGGAGAAGGGTAAGGCCTACCACGCCACTGAACACGTATTAATATCGGCTGGTGAAGTTGTCGCCAACGCGGCGCCAACAGACATGGGTGGTATATCATATCCAACAGGCCACATTGTAATATATGACTCATACCCAGGGGGCTCCGGGGTTACTAAGCTAGTAATGGAGAGGATTGATAAGGTTATTGACATAGCCTACAGCATTGTAACCTCATGTAATTGTAGGGATGGTTGCCCAAGATGCGTATACTCACCCTACTGTGGTAATAATAATAGGATGTTGTCACGCTTAAACGCAATAAGGGTTCTTGAAGCCGCCTTAAGGGGGGAGAGGGGTATTGATGAGCCCCCGCCCTTTGAGGGTTCAATACCATGA
- a CDS encoding glucose 1-dehydrogenase, whose product MKAVTVIPSVPESLRLRDVDKPKPNHGQVLLKPIRVGICGTDKEIIEGKYGKAPPGSQYLILGHEALAVVEELGDGVDNVAVGDVVVPTVRRPLDCNLPVDYCPMGHYVEHGIWGLHGHAAEYSVTDAKYLVKVPKELIDVAVLTEPLSVVEKGIDVALSVGGSRFEWRPRSALILGAGPIGLLSTMVLRLMGLLTTTVATRPPDSLKARLVRELGGVYVDSALSSIEGVFDLVVEATGSPQVMVDGLRHLAPNGVMVLLGVYPPGGVINDLGNVLTDSVLNNKVLVGSVNAGVKHFELGLRHMAEAKGRFGDWLSRLITKRATLDNYQEAYSWTHDDIKTVLEINPLN is encoded by the coding sequence ATGAAGGCGGTAACAGTTATTCCCAGTGTCCCGGAGTCCTTAAGATTAAGAGATGTTGATAAGCCTAAACCTAATCATGGTCAAGTACTACTTAAGCCGATTAGGGTTGGGATATGTGGTACAGATAAGGAGATTATTGAAGGCAAGTACGGTAAGGCACCACCGGGTAGTCAATACCTGATACTTGGTCATGAGGCGTTAGCGGTCGTGGAGGAGCTTGGGGATGGTGTGGATAATGTGGCTGTGGGCGATGTCGTGGTACCAACGGTTAGGAGACCCCTTGACTGCAACCTACCCGTTGACTACTGTCCAATGGGGCATTACGTGGAGCATGGTATATGGGGGCTTCATGGGCATGCAGCCGAATACTCAGTAACAGACGCCAAGTACCTTGTTAAGGTACCCAAGGAGTTAATTGATGTGGCCGTATTAACAGAGCCATTAAGCGTAGTTGAGAAGGGTATTGATGTGGCGCTTAGCGTAGGTGGTTCAAGGTTCGAGTGGAGGCCTAGGAGTGCGTTAATACTTGGGGCTGGGCCAATAGGCCTACTCTCAACAATGGTTCTTAGATTAATGGGCCTATTAACAACCACCGTAGCCACTAGGCCTCCTGATAGTCTTAAGGCTAGGTTGGTTAGGGAATTGGGGGGAGTTTACGTGGATTCTGCATTAAGCAGCATAGAGGGTGTCTTTGACCTAGTGGTGGAGGCAACAGGATCCCCCCAGGTCATGGTGGATGGTTTAAGGCACCTAGCCCCTAATGGAGTAATGGTGCTCCTCGGGGTTTACCCACCTGGTGGGGTTATTAATGACTTAGGTAATGTGTTAACGGACTCAGTCCTTAATAATAAGGTTTTAGTTGGATCAGTGAATGCTGGTGTTAAGCACTTTGAATTAGGCTTAAGGCATATGGCTGAGGCTAAGGGTAGGTTTGGTGACTGGCTTAGTAGATTAATCACGAAGAGGGCTACCCTTGATAATTACCAGGAAGCCTACTCCTGGACCCATGACGACATTAAGACCGTCCTTGAAATAAACCCACTTAATTAA
- a CDS encoding NOG1 family protein — protein sequence MNFKSTLPYIPNAEEAVRQFISKYRSMEAKSPTSLPGIERLRRLEVARVKGTSGWLLSLFRGIVYNMPFMNDLHPFYRELIGIIINIDDYKHSLGKLINSSKAVSSISRDALRMIKYAQDKDEIIKARRMYLSRIIDLINDLEPELRTLKEAAIKISRLPSVSVEKPTIVISGMPNTGKSSLVACVSTKKPEIADYPFTTKQIIIGHVKVYGMYAVQVIDTPGLLDRPLSERNRIELQAILALRHLADSIVFMIDPTQHSGYALNQQLNLLKEISQSFKADIIAVINKVDLATEEEVKVVEESLRDLGYPYRLTSALKCTGTRELIDELINGPLRDKLITYLKITHERALGAELK from the coding sequence GTGAACTTCAAGTCAACGTTACCATACATTCCCAATGCAGAGGAGGCTGTTAGGCAGTTCATTAGTAAGTATAGGTCAATGGAAGCTAAGTCACCGACCTCACTTCCCGGTATTGAAAGGTTGAGGAGACTTGAGGTGGCTAGGGTTAAGGGGACTTCAGGCTGGTTGCTCAGCTTATTTAGGGGTATTGTATATAACATGCCTTTCATGAATGATCTACACCCCTTCTACAGGGAGTTGATAGGCATTATAATTAATATTGATGATTATAAGCATTCACTGGGTAAACTCATTAATTCAAGTAAGGCGGTGAGTAGTATAAGTAGGGACGCGTTAAGGATGATTAAGTACGCTCAGGATAAGGATGAGATAATTAAGGCTAGGAGAATGTATTTATCAAGAATAATTGACCTAATAAATGATTTAGAACCAGAGTTAAGGACATTGAAGGAGGCTGCGATTAAGATTAGTAGGCTACCATCCGTAAGCGTTGAGAAGCCCACAATAGTCATCTCAGGAATGCCCAATACCGGTAAGAGTAGCCTAGTGGCCTGCGTCTCAACGAAGAAGCCTGAAATAGCCGATTACCCATTCACAACTAAACAAATCATAATAGGCCACGTTAAGGTATACGGCATGTACGCTGTCCAGGTTATTGATACCCCAGGGTTACTGGATAGACCGCTTAGTGAGAGGAATAGGATTGAGCTTCAAGCTATTTTAGCGTTAAGGCACTTAGCGGACTCAATAGTGTTCATGATTGACCCAACCCAGCATAGTGGCTATGCGCTTAATCAGCAATTAAACCTACTTAAGGAGATTAGTCAAAGCTTTAAAGCCGACATAATTGCCGTAATCAATAAGGTTGACTTAGCCACTGAGGAGGAGGTTAAGGTTGTTGAGGAATCCTTAAGAGACTTGGGATACCCATACAGGTTAACGTCAGCTCTGAAATGCACCGGTACTAGGGAGTTGATTGATGAATTGATTAATGGGCCGTTGAGGGATAAACTCATAACGTACCTAAAGATAACCCATGAGAGAGCACTCGGCGCTGAGTTAAAGTGA
- the psmB gene encoding archaeal proteasome endopeptidase complex subunit beta: MSDQLELMTGTTVGIKAKDGVVLAAEKRVSYGFYLMSKSGKKVYPITNRIGLASSGILADIQTITKVIRANIANMEIEMKRPVSVRAAAKLLSIMLFQNKYMPYIAETMVGGIDEEGPKLFILDSWGSLIEDDFAALGNGARTAIGLIETGYSSSITVKEAKELAIKAIKEAIARDPTSGDGIDTLVITGNGYLEDSIKL, encoded by the coding sequence ATGTCTGATCAACTCGAATTAATGACTGGAACCACGGTTGGTATAAAAGCTAAGGATGGTGTTGTCCTGGCAGCTGAGAAGAGGGTTTCATACGGCTTCTACCTAATGAGTAAGTCAGGTAAGAAGGTTTACCCAATAACTAATAGGATTGGGTTAGCCTCATCAGGTATTTTAGCTGATATTCAAACAATAACTAAGGTAATTAGGGCTAATATAGCTAACATGGAGATAGAAATGAAGAGGCCTGTCTCAGTTAGGGCAGCCGCCAAGTTACTGAGCATAATGCTGTTTCAAAACAAGTACATGCCCTACATAGCTGAAACCATGGTTGGTGGTATTGATGAGGAGGGGCCTAAATTATTCATACTTGACTCATGGGGTTCATTAATTGAGGATGACTTCGCGGCTCTAGGTAATGGCGCTAGAACAGCCATAGGCCTAATAGAGACAGGTTACTCAAGCAGTATAACTGTTAAGGAGGCTAAGGAGTTAGCCATAAAGGCGATTAAGGAGGCTATTGCAAGGGACCCAACCTCAGGGGATGGTATAGATACCTTAGTAATAACCGGCAACGGCTACTTAGAGGATTCAATTAAGCTTTAG
- a CDS encoding TatD family hydrolase: MLVDSHTHLYEFNSDELRSFSEIVLVSVAEDVESSMLVLKLTEEFSNVNPCIGIHPWNVNKVPFSDVNVIENLVKNNDVRCLGEVGLDLKFVPDTIDKQRRFFNEFLRMAREYDLVLNIHSPNAWGEVFEMLIKADVNRVMFHWYTGPLDLISDLTEQGYYISINAAIKIQEKSRKVAEAVPLRFMLTESDGPYEYRGIKLTPLMIKDTVNEIAKVRGVDAETIEDSVYFNYTKLFK, encoded by the coding sequence ATGCTTGTTGACTCCCACACCCACTTATATGAATTCAACAGTGATGAGTTAAGGAGTTTCAGTGAAATAGTTCTTGTCTCCGTGGCTGAGGATGTTGAATCATCAATGCTTGTCCTTAAATTAACAGAGGAATTCAGTAATGTTAATCCATGCATTGGTATACATCCATGGAACGTTAATAAAGTACCCTTCAGTGACGTCAATGTTATTGAGAATTTAGTGAAGAATAATGATGTTAGGTGTCTTGGGGAGGTTGGTTTGGATCTTAAGTTTGTACCAGATACCATTGATAAGCAGAGGAGGTTCTTCAATGAGTTCCTAAGGATGGCTAGGGAATACGACCTAGTCCTCAACATCCACTCCCCTAACGCATGGGGGGAGGTGTTTGAAATGCTCATTAAGGCCGATGTAAATAGGGTAATGTTCCACTGGTACACTGGGCCTCTTGACTTAATAAGTGACTTAACGGAACAGGGCTACTACATATCGATTAACGCGGCCATTAAGATTCAGGAGAAGTCCAGGAAGGTTGCTGAGGCTGTGCCGCTTCGCTTCATGCTTACTGAAAGCGATGGCCCATATGAGTATAGGGGAATTAAGTTAACACCACTCATGATTAAGGATACCGTTAATGAAATCGCTAAGGTAAGGGGGGTGGATGCGGAGACTATTGAGGACTCAGTCTACTTCAACTACACGAAGTTATTCAAGTAA
- a CDS encoding 50S ribosomal protein L11 methyltransferase produces MYVIQREGAVSFYAPDLSKYIAGGRIEPAWAPVFYNPAMANNRSISVIIVRAYLRLLGRNGVLCEPFTGTGVRSIRYVKEAGVEKVIAGDIDDAAVNLASRNVELNGLRDQIKVTRSDANALLANNKCDIIDVDPYGSPAPFINSALLSIKHGGLLCATATDLAVLQGSYVNKAIRRYGFRPLRGFLSREIGLRGLLGFIARQALVIDAGVKPLLAYWERHYYRVCLIVSKDRGTARETAGNLGYAYYCSESLRRGFIKGYPIGVKGECAVSGPLWIGAIGDVEFLDYSLSLINNTDYELKAAEIIKGTLPDNLPIPLYYTVTELGRGLGFVPSPLRLRAYLMENGIEAYGTHFTTDGVKTNAEPWRLIRIIHSIPLTNN; encoded by the coding sequence ATGTACGTGATTCAGAGGGAGGGTGCAGTCTCCTTCTATGCACCGGACTTAAGCAAGTACATTGCTGGTGGTCGTATTGAGCCTGCTTGGGCGCCAGTATTCTATAATCCAGCCATGGCTAATAATAGGAGTATATCAGTTATTATTGTTAGGGCTTACTTGAGGCTTCTTGGTAGGAACGGTGTATTATGTGAACCATTCACCGGTACCGGTGTGAGGAGTATTAGGTATGTTAAGGAGGCTGGGGTTGAGAAGGTTATTGCCGGTGATATTGATGATGCTGCGGTTAACTTAGCCTCAAGGAACGTTGAGTTAAATGGGTTAAGGGATCAGATTAAGGTAACTAGGAGTGATGCCAATGCCCTACTCGCTAATAATAAGTGCGATATAATTGATGTGGATCCCTACGGTTCACCAGCCCCATTCATTAACTCCGCCTTACTCTCAATTAAGCATGGTGGATTACTATGCGCCACGGCCACTGACTTAGCGGTACTGCAGGGTAGTTACGTTAATAAGGCGATTAGGAGGTATGGCTTTAGGCCACTTAGGGGCTTCTTATCTAGGGAAATAGGCTTAAGGGGTTTACTGGGGTTCATTGCTAGGCAAGCCCTGGTTATTGATGCTGGGGTTAAACCATTATTGGCGTATTGGGAGAGGCATTACTATAGAGTGTGCTTAATAGTGAGTAAGGATAGGGGGACTGCCAGGGAGACTGCGGGGAATCTGGGTTACGCCTACTACTGCAGTGAATCCTTGAGGAGGGGCTTCATTAAGGGGTATCCAATTGGCGTTAAGGGTGAGTGCGCGGTTAGTGGACCCCTGTGGATTGGGGCTATTGGGGATGTTGAATTCCTGGACTACTCATTATCATTAATTAATAATACTGATTACGAATTGAAGGCTGCTGAAATAATTAAGGGGACACTGCCTGATAACCTACCAATACCCTTATACTACACTGTAACGGAGCTGGGTAGGGGTTTAGGCTTCGTACCGAGTCCATTGAGGCTTAGGGCATATTTAATGGAGAATGGTATTGAGGCCTACGGTACGCATTTCACTACTGATGGGGTTAAGACTAATGCTGAGCCATGGAGGTTAATTAGGATTATTCACTCAATCCCTCTTACCAACAACTAA
- a CDS encoding fibrillarin-like rRNA/tRNA 2'-O-methyltransferase gives MSSVRAVDVKEHERFKGVYWIEFEDGSTRLATRNLTPGKRVYGEQLINLGGVEYRVWNPYRSKLGAAIMNKLEAMPISEGSKVLYLGAASGTTVSHVSDIVGLNGLIYGVEFSPRVFREFMQNIIDQGRLNVIPILADARYPEQYISLVKGVDVAYIDVAQPFQAKILADNADVYLVKGGYIILVIKAMSIDVTKEPSETFKREIDTIKERGFDIINMVHLEPYDVAHALVVGKRD, from the coding sequence ATGTCTAGTGTAAGGGCAGTGGATGTTAAGGAGCATGAGAGGTTTAAGGGTGTTTACTGGATTGAGTTTGAGGATGGCTCAACCAGGTTAGCCACAAGGAATTTGACGCCGGGGAAGAGGGTGTATGGTGAGCAGTTAATTAACCTAGGTGGTGTTGAGTATAGGGTTTGGAACCCCTATAGGTCTAAGCTTGGTGCCGCAATAATGAATAAGCTTGAAGCCATGCCTATTAGTGAAGGCTCTAAGGTGCTTTACCTTGGTGCAGCAAGCGGTACAACTGTTAGCCATGTTAGTGATATAGTTGGGTTAAATGGCTTAATTTACGGTGTTGAGTTTAGTCCAAGGGTTTTCAGGGAGTTTATGCAGAATATCATAGATCAAGGTAGGTTAAACGTAATACCAATACTCGCCGACGCCAGGTATCCTGAGCAGTATATTTCACTGGTTAAGGGTGTTGATGTAGCCTACATTGATGTTGCCCAGCCGTTTCAAGCTAAGATACTTGCGGATAATGCAGACGTATACTTAGTTAAGGGTGGTTACATAATCTTAGTCATAAAGGCAATGTCCATTGACGTCACTAAGGAACCCTCTGAAACCTTTAAGAGGGAGATAGATACCATTAAGGAGAGGGGATTCGATATAATAAACATGGTTCACCTAGAGCCCTATGATGTGGCCCATGCCTTAGTTGTTGGTAAGAGGGATTGA